Within Winogradskyella helgolandensis, the genomic segment ATCCATTTACTATTTGGAATGGCTTCGACGTTGGTTACCGAAATTTTATCTGGGAAAGAGGCCATGACATTAGGGTCGGTTTTATAAATATGATCTATTTTATATTCAATGAAGTTAAAACCGGCTTTTAAGTCGAGATCATAGCTAAATATAATTTCCGCATCACCGCTGTCTAGCATTCGTGTTTGTGTACATTCTCCTTTATAATTAAAAGGTGAAGCTACATAAATCAATTCAAAATACGATCCTAAAATAGGCTCATTATAACCTGGATCTTCTATCCACGGCAAGAGCTTCTCATCCGAAACTGTAAAAATGACACCAACATAACGCTTGTCTTTTGTCCAAAGTGAAAGCGCTCCGGTTTCAACGGATTTAATATTGTCATTTCCAGAAACCATGTTAATATCGCAAACATCAAAAAGCGTATAAGCCACATCGTTCATAAAATTGTCTTCCGTTTCTTTTGATAATTGAGGAAGCTCTTGAGGAATATCAAATTTTATGTCTCCAGATTTTGACATGCTTCCTATTTTTATAGGCTGTTCCATACCAAAAGGCAGTACCATAACATCAACATCTAAACTTCCAAAGGGATAGTCTTCAATTTTCGGCTGGCTTTGAGATTGTGCAAAATTGAATACCAAAATGCTAATAATACATAAGAGTACGTTTTTCATAAAGTTTAGTTTTTAATGAATTTTATAGATTGAGCATCTCCGTTTTCAGTAGTTGCCGTTAAAAGGTAAATTCCTGTATTTAAAGCTGACACATCCAACAAATGATTTGTTTTAAAGTTAGTATTGGATTGTACCTCTTGACCTAATAAATTATGGACACTAACACGAAACGGAAGTGCTTCTGTTAATTTAATATTTACCATTGTATCTACAGGGTTTGGCCATAATTTTACGCTATGATTATCGCTATCAAATTGATTGACATTTAGTACGACCTCAACATATTTGTTTTGAGTTAAATTGGTAATAATAGGCTCATTCTGATCAAAATAAATTGCTGCTCTGTTTTCCATAATATCATCGACAACAACATCATCTTTGGCTTTAATCATGTATTTTATATAGCCTTGACTTGCCAATTCATCATTGGCCGTGTAGTCTAAATAAATATCGTTAAAGTTGAATTTTACAATATTCTCATCACCCGATTTTATGGTTTCGATAGATAATGGATGTGAGCTCTCTAACAGGGTTAATGAATATTTATCAAATTTCTGATCTAAGGAATCTACTACAAAAACATCTTTTGCTGAAAAATTACCTTCATTTTGAAAACGTATGGTATACGTCAACCATTTTTCGTATAAAGGAATTTCATTAATAGCATCTGGCACCCCAGGATTTACCAATTTATCATTAGGATCGTAAGAAGAACGGATTGGTGTATTGTAAGGACCGTCGGAATAGATATCTTTTCTTTCCTCGTATGGTGGCTCTTCATAAATTTCTTCAGGTGTTCTATAAGGCCCACCTAACTCTGGCAAACCTTGCCCTCCATCAGGCTCTCTTGGAATGAGCTCCACAACATTCATTTCTGGTGAACCATCACCAAAATCATCACTAGCCGTTTTTCCTACTCCATAACTCACCACAGCCCCATTGTTGGCTGGTGTAAATAATTCGGTTTTAATTTCAAGCACATACGTGTCTAATGGGCTTATTTGTGGCAAAGTGAAAGACACTTTTGTAGTATCGGCAACTGTAGTTATAACTGGAGTTAAAGATAAAATGGTCGAAGAATAGGTACTTGGATCTACATTAGGTGTCCACTTATGGCTTCTAGGCTCAATGGTGAGATTATCTATAATATGAAACGGTTGTAAGGGTTGTAATCGTGTTATTTTTACCTCATCAATTGCAGGTAATATATTATTAGTACCTTCTTCGATATTGAAAAAGACAAAATCAAAGTCAACATTATTAAATGCTTTAGTATAAGACAAATTCCCTATGGCCGTGGTAAACGTGTTTTCGAAATTGGAACGTGTAAATGCCCAAGCTCCTTGTTTTGCTGATGATTTTATTAAAAGTGATTCTATGTTTTTCGGCTGAAGCTGAATATCAGTAACATTTGTGTCGGCATTTAAATCGGTTACATTTGAGATACGTTGACGCTCTGGTGCAACTACATATGGACTTAACACAGGAAGCGTAATATCATAAGTTCCTATGCCTTCAAAATAAGGAAAATAATAGCTTCCATCTGCACGTGTGTACAGTTCATAAATGGCTCCTGTACTTGTTTTTAAAGCTAATTTTTGATTCGGATAGCCTTCATCAACATCAAATTGATTGTTTTCATTGATGTCCATATATACATTTCCTGTAATACCATAAGTGACTCCCTCATTTAAAAACTGTGGTGCTGTATTATCGGTTGTGATTTTCATCCATTTGGTGGACGCATGCGACCAAAATGCGCCATTGGCATCAATTGCCAATACTTTTGGTCTGTAAAAAGAATTGTATGGAATCAATCCTGAACCACCTTCTATTTGAATGGATGAAAAAACAGGAGTTGAATCTTCTGGGTTTTCAATGCTAATCAACCGAGCAGAATCATTGGTTAACATCCAAATCTTCCCATTAATGTCTGAAACTCCTGCAACAATATTATATAATGCAGAAAAGTCATTGACACCAATATTTTTTAATGTTGTTCCATCAAACAAAAAGATACCGCTTGAACAAATAACAGCGACATTACCATTTGGTAATGGTATTAATTCTTTAACACTTCCTAAACTAACGGTACTTATAAAAGTTGTTGTGGTTTGCGTCGTAGTATCGAACTTTTTAAATTCAATTCCACTTCCCACATTTTTTGCGAAAAAAGCATTACCATTAATATCTGGTGTAAAATCGTACCAATTACTATAAGTAGTTTCATCTAAATTAAATGTTTGTATCAACTGATTATATTTATAAACAAAAATTTTTCTAGCCGAATTACTAAACATCCAAATCTGATCTTTGTATCTATGATATTGGGTAATTGCACTAGAGCCATGACTTGGTAAATTTGCTACATAAGGCATATACACTTTTTTCAATGTTTGGTAATTGATTATTGGATTGCCATCAACATCTAAAATGAAAGAGCTTGTCCCTCCCAGATTATATTGTTTTCTAAACTCGTCTGTGTTTGAAACGTAACTCAATATGCCTCCATCATAATAGTCGTAAAACCACATACCATCAGCATCTGGATAAGCAAAATAATATCTATTCAACATTTTATCAGAAAGGTTGTTGGGCTCGTCGTCAGTTATACCAATCCAAACTCCATTATCATCAACAATAGCTTCGTAATTAATATCGGCTGAAGATGACGTATTACTAGTCGTCATAATATAAATCTTGTTATTGTATTTATATACTTCTGAAGGTGAATAGGTCATTTTAAAACCTAAAGCGGCCATATCGTCTAAGGTTCTTATAGTCCAAATAGGATTGGTTTCATCAGGTTCTAATTCCACAAAACCGGATAAATTATGAGCTGTTGCCCAAACCTTTCCATTATTATCAATGTCTAAATTGTTAAAAGAATAATTTTGTGTTGGTGTTTTTGCTAATTGAAACGCAGCAATAGCTTCAGTTGCCATATTAAATTTATATATAACACCATTTGTACCTGTTAAATTTGCCAACCATAGATTTCCATTTCCATCATCAGCAACGTCCTGTACATTTACAATATATTGAGATGTATCCGTTAAGTAGGATTCCTCTATGGCAATCGTGCTTTTATTTAATTTATATAAGCCTGTAGTGGTTCCATAATACAAGGCATCATTAGCAAAGAGTAGCGTGCTTTCACTATTTTCTCCAGTAACCGTTGTTGGTAAATTTCCGAGAAGACTTAAGGTATCGTTTTCATGTTTATAAATTTTATAAGATCCACCAGATACTGCAACAATATAAGTGGTGTTTGTACTACTATCATAAGCAAATGAATTGGTGTAATTACTCACGCTTCCACCAGTTGCTGTATCATAGGATAATAAATGAAATGTATTCGTGGTTAGGTCTAAATAATGCAAACCAAAATTAAACCCATGAAAAAAGAATAATTTCCCTGTATGGTCTATAACTGCTCTTCTAGCGTCTGCAGAATTAGTTGTTGTTCTTGGTATCACAAAGTTTGGAATGTTTTGCCAAGTACCATCGGTTTTTTTTATTGAAATTCCCGCTTGTGTTACAAACACTTCGTCATCGTTATAGTAATTAGGGACCATTTTTCTAATAGCTCTATAATTAAGCCCGTAACTGGCTTCTACCACTCCCAAGTTATTCTGACTGTCACAAAAAGTGACTTTGCCCTGAGCCTCAGCTATCGTATTGCCACATTGGTTAGGATAATAGGTCACTTTTGTACCTACGAGGTAAGTTTCTACTTTTTGCACTTGTGCTTCTAAAACATTAACTAGAAGACATAAGCCTATACTGATAAGTAATTTTGATTTCATGGCTAGTGTATTTATTTTTTAATAAATTTTATGGTTTCAGAATTGCCGCTTTCAGATGAAATATTCATAAAATAAAGTCCATTAGTTAACTTTGAAACCTCTAATTCTATTGAAGCCTTATTATTTTTTTGACTTAAAATCACCTGCCCCAAAGTATTTACCAACTCTAAATCATAGCTTCCTGAAGCTGGTGATTGAATAAACAACCGGTCAGAAACTGGGTTTGGATATAGTTTGAATGTATCATCTGCCAACTGCACTATAGACAATGTAGAGTCTGTGGAAATTCCAAATTCTGACGTGTTTCCGTTCGCATCAGTAGCTGTTGCTACAATATTGAGGTAATCATCCACATCATATCCGGTAGGAAGGTTTAATGTAACGGTTTTATTTCCTGGTTCAAGATAGTTGTCTGCCTCAATGAAAAATTTCCCCTGACCATTTGTTGCTCCAAAAAATTCAATCACCATAGGATAAACAGAATTCGTTATAGGACTCGGAACTGAATATGTCACCTCTAAAGCATCGTCACCTAAATCTACAATCGCACTGATTTCTGGTGTGTTTTGAAGATTGTTAACTCCGGTATCTGCATCCTCCACATCATTTTCTGTGGTGCCGATCAAATCAATTCCTAAAACCGAATTGTTAAACATACTATTCTCAGAAATTGTTACTTGAGTAGAAACACCTAAAATAGGACTTAGCTCAACTCCTTTTTGGTTGTTTGTTATGATATTATTTGTAATTGTATTACCTGTATTTGCACCTGTAATTGAAATCCCATGAAGACCGTTTCCAATATTGGTAATTCCATCTAAACCAGCACCAATATGATTATAACCAAAAGTGTTGTTGTTTGAGGCAAAGAATACATTTATTCCACTCAAATTATGACCTCCAATAGTATTCCCTTCATTAGAGGTACTTCCTCCAATAATGTTGTTACTACTGTTATTCAATAAAATACCAACTCCAATATTTGTGACGTCGGTATTTCCATCTGGTAAAGTCCCTACCTTATTACTCATAAAATGAACGTCATTGGCTCCATGGAAGTTGACATTCTTAGATTGACTTGAAATTGTGCCATTACCAGAAATTGTGTTTTCTAATACTAGGGTTCCTGTTAAAGTCCCAGACAATCTTAATCCTTCCGTTGCATTTTTTATGACTCCATTTCCTGCAGGATTTAAGCCTATATAATTATTCTGAATGGTGTGTGATGTTCCCGAAAGAGACAATCCAATATTGCTGTTTCCTGAGATGATATTTCCTTCTAAAAGGTCTGTTCCACCAATAACACTATTGGTTGATGACGTTGATAAAGATATTCCTGTAACATTGCCAATGGCATCATCACCTGAGGCGTTTAAACCTATATAATTCCCTTGCACTATAGACCCACTCGATGTGCTTTCTGAAATCTCTATTCCAATAGAGTTACCAGAAATAATATTTCTAGAACCCACTTCTGATCCACCAATGCTATTATTACTATCTTGTAAATAAATACCCGCATAATTAGCTACTGCTGATGTACCTGAAGCATTTGTGCCAATATAATTCCCTAGAATTTGATTATTTTCACCACTAATAATAGTAATTCCATCTACTGAGTTTCCTGAAATCACATTTTTAGCATTGGCTGTTGTTCCACCAATAGTATTATTGTTATTCTCACCTGTAAGCATCATAATGCCTATTTGATTTGGCAATGCTGAGTTACCTGTAACATCTACACCTATATAATTGCCTTTTATACTATTAGAAACCACAGGTCCCGCTGTGTTTCCTTGAAAATAAATGCCGTATTGTCCATTGCCTGAGATTATATTTCCCTCACCTACTTCGTCTGTTCCAATACTATTATTATTTGCTCCAAATAATACCATAACACCAGCTCTAACATTAGAAATAGTTTCCGTTCCTGTAATATCTGTACCTATATAATTTCCTATAATTAAATTACCATAAGACTCGGACCCTGAAAGCGCTACTCCCGTTCCTACAGTGTTATCATCAGATGCACTACTCCCAGAAATAATATTACGAGCTCCCGCAGAATTTCCTCCTAATATATTATTGGGTGCATCTAAAAACTGAACATTAAAACGATTTCCTTTATTTAAGGTTCCGGAGGCATCCGTACCTATTAAATTGCCTTGAACAAGATTATTTGTTGCAGCCGAATTTGTTTCAGACCCTTCAAAAGTGAGTCCACCTACTCCATTTCCTGATATGACATTGCCTTGATTAGGCTCCGTGCCTCCAATCACATTTCCTCCCGTATTATTAAAATACAAACCACCTCCAGTATTAGTATTAATAGTGGTACCATCGGGTTTAATCCCTATATAATTGGATTGAAAAATATGATCACCTGTATTTGAATAAACGCCAAAACCAAAACTATATGGATATTCTAATATTCGTTTAAAGCCGCCAATGCTTAGACCGTAAATTTCACTTCCTGTAGAAGTACCAATGAGTTGCAAACCACTTTTACCTAACGGCAAGTTACTACCGTCGATTTCAATTATTGGTGAGTTGATATAATCTAATTGTGTTCTACCGTCTATAATAAGTGGTTGTTCTATAGGAGGTAATACATCTGTAACCGTAATCACAAATGGTGCATTTCCAGAAATATCAAATTCTATACTATCTTTATTACTTGTTTTATTGGCGTTTTGAATGGCTGCACGCAACGTACAGTTACCTTGGGAGTCTCCACAAAATGAATCGTTGAGATTAATATCTGGCAAATCCGCTGAGCTGTTAACCGTATAGGTAGTTTGTGAAAATGACATAAATGAAAGCTGAATAAAAGCCAGAATTAGTAGTTGTTTTTTCATGATAAAAGATTGTATTGGTTATGTAATTCTTTTTTTAAACGGTCTGGTTTATTTAGAAAAATCAGACTGTTGGAAAGCCGTTATTTAATTGCAGTCCGTCGTATTAATTTCATCTCTATATTGCTCTATATCTGCCAAAAACCCTTCTCTATTGGCATTTGGGACACAATCGATAACATCTTCTAAGGCATCTATAAAATTTAAGCCAGCAGATTTATAATTTTGGCAATTGGCTAAGGTTGGATCGGTAGCATAAGCGTTAGATGCTGCCGAATATGCATTGGCTTGAGCTAAATAGTGTTCCGTCCAATCATTACAATCCGTATTATTAAAGTTGCCATCATCGTCTGAGCCACCGCAACCCGTTACTCCGATAAAAGTTATGAGTAAAGTGATTAATAAAGTGTTTGAACGTGTCATGTGTTTTTGAGTTTTCATTTGGTTTATGGTTTTAATTGTTTTTCTAAAACTTGAAGGTGATATTGTTATTTTATAAATTGATTTCTATTATTTATTTCTAGATTTTTCCAATAATAAGTTGAGCAACCGCTATGGCTTTTTGTTTGTTATCATGGTCGTCATTAGATACTTTAACATGTACATGAAACATATAATGGTTTGAAAGAAACGTCAACTGAGACATCCTAGAATCCCAAACTGCCAAAGCTCCTAAATTAGGAATTTCTTGAGGCTGTTTGTAAACTGATGTGGATTGCTTAAACATGGTTTCGTTAGCCTTTTTTACCATCACAACTAAAACTTCACTAGGCTTCGCCGTTTTAAATTCTTGACCTCCAAATGATCTTGATGTAGTCACCTTTTCGTCTTCCCATTTATAAATACAAGTTGGATAGGTGTAAACTACGTCCTTCAGTTCTATAGGATATTCTTCAATGGCAAACATGCTTTTTATTTCATGCAATGAAACCAATTCACAAGGGGAATCAACTACAGCCTTTTTTATAGGGTTTTCATTTTTTGCTACTATCTTATTTTGAGCGCTATCCACCTTATTATCTTTACTATTACAGGCGAATGCCATCATAGAAATCAATAGAATTAGTAAATTGGTCTTTACAATTTTCGTTTTATGCTTCTTTAGAAATTTGACCATGAGATAATTTTATGAGTTGTCTTTTTATTATTAATTAATCGAAAACTATCCTTCCGACTTCTATTTTTAAACCTACTGAATGACTATAAACAACAGGTTTCACCTATTGCTATAAATTTTTAAACTTCTGTAGATTTTCAATTCCCATGGCATCCCAAAGTGCATTAGTGTCCATGGCTTTGCCTTCTAGCGTTACATAAAACCGGTTGTTGTAGAGAAATCTCAGTTCAGATTGAAAATCTGCTTTAGTATTTTCATCGCGATCAGTTCCAAAGGTTAATATGCCGTTTCGCTCTTTTTTTGAATACCTTATGGTGTTGTTGCTCTCTGAAGTTATTTTATTAAGCTCTAACATTTTTAAAGGTATAATCGCACCAACAGCTTTCTGGCCAGCTGCGTCTAAAATTTCAATTCTTATAGTATCATCTCCAAAATGTCCTGCAACGTTTTGACTTCCAATAATTTTAGGTTCAAGCTTATGTTCTTCTGACCTATCTATACTTAGATTTTTTAATCTTCTTGGGAATGCTTCAATTAGTTGATTATTCGTTAATGGTGTTTTTGTACCTAGTTCTTTACGTAGTTCAGCATATTTATCATTTATATTTTCATTTTTACCAGTCACTTCATTCAACAATCCCTCAACAACCTTAGATTCAGTTGTACCAGAAGATTTTGAATCTTCCTTACAAGACGTCATAAAAACGATCATAAGCGTTAGTGGCAATAGTGTTTTCAATATATTAGGACCTGTTCTCATAGATGATGTTTTAAATTTTTCACTTTTTTACATGAATTTATAATCCGACTTTTCCATGTTCCGTTTCACGTCCTCCAAGCCAATACACTCCATCGTTGCGCTTTCTTGTTTCTTTTTTAAATTTTGCATATCCATAGAAATCATTAGTGTTTTCTCATTAGGATCAAAATAATCTTTAAGCTGTGCTGGTATTTTAGTGGTTTTGTTTTTGAAAATATCATCAAAACTCACTTCAGTTTCGTTAGTGAAATACATGACCATTTCATACTCCTCATTAGTAGCTTTAACTCCTTTGCAGTTAAAACCATTTACTGTTTTTTCTGGTAGCACTTCAAATTTAAATTGGTCTAATTCGTTATTTTCTTCTTCAATATCTAACTCTGGCATTTGGTTTACCATACCTATATTATTGCCTTCGGATTCCATGAACATTACTGTTACCTTGTTCTCATTATCCATAACTGTAAACATACTTTCCATGACTGCAGTAGTAAATCCAAAATAAGAAGCGCCAGGTTTTAAATAATAATCAAAAACCATTTCGCCTTCTTTGGTCGTCATTTTCAATGAATATTTCCAAGTAAAATCATAAGAGTCGGCAACTAGCGACGCATCTGCTTTTTCTTTGCTGCCGCCAAAAGGATTAGTATCAAAAGCCTTATCCATAGATTTTGTAGCTTTTTCAGAAGCTTTATTAGCCGCTTTTTCAATAACTGCATTTTCTACTTTTTCCTCTACGCGGTTTTTTAGCTTTTTAAAAAATTGAGCATTGGCATTTGGCATTAAAAAGACCACAAGCACCAAAACAAGAATTAAACG encodes:
- a CDS encoding T9SS type A sorting domain-containing protein, which gives rise to MKKQLLILAFIQLSFMSFSQTTYTVNSSADLPDINLNDSFCGDSQGNCTLRAAIQNANKTSNKDSIEFDISGNAPFVITVTDVLPPIEQPLIIDGRTQLDYINSPIIEIDGSNLPLGKSGLQLIGTSTGSEIYGLSIGGFKRILEYPYSFGFGVYSNTGDHIFQSNYIGIKPDGTTINTNTGGGLYFNNTGGNVIGGTEPNQGNVISGNGVGGLTFEGSETNSAATNNLVQGNLIGTDASGTLNKGNRFNVQFLDAPNNILGGNSAGARNIISGSSASDDNTVGTGVALSGSESYGNLIIGNYIGTDITGTETISNVRAGVMVLFGANNNSIGTDEVGEGNIISGNGQYGIYFQGNTAGPVVSNSIKGNYIGVDVTGNSALPNQIGIMMLTGENNNNTIGGTTANAKNVISGNSVDGITIISGENNQILGNYIGTNASGTSAVANYAGIYLQDSNNSIGGSEVGSRNIISGNSIGIEISESTSSGSIVQGNYIGLNASGDDAIGNVTGISLSTSSTNSVIGGTDLLEGNIISGNSNIGLSLSGTSHTIQNNYIGLNPAGNGVIKNATEGLRLSGTLTGTLVLENTISGNGTISSQSKNVNFHGANDVHFMSNKVGTLPDGNTDVTNIGVGILLNNSSNNIIGGSTSNEGNTIGGHNLSGINVFFASNNNTFGYNHIGAGLDGITNIGNGLHGISITGANTGNTITNNIITNNQKGVELSPILGVSTQVTISENSMFNNSVLGIDLIGTTENDVEDADTGVNNLQNTPEISAIVDLGDDALEVTYSVPSPITNSVYPMVIEFFGATNGQGKFFIEADNYLEPGNKTVTLNLPTGYDVDDYLNIVATATDANGNTSEFGISTDSTLSIVQLADDTFKLYPNPVSDRLFIQSPASGSYDLELVNTLGQVILSQKNNKASIELEVSKLTNGLYFMNISSESGNSETIKFIKK
- a CDS encoding DUF4412 domain-containing protein; its protein translation is MKTQNKHLGTIRLILVLVLVVFLMPNANAQFFKKLKNRVEEKVENAVIEKAANKASEKATKSMDKAFDTNPFGGSKEKADASLVADSYDFTWKYSLKMTTKEGEMVFDYYLKPGASYFGFTTAVMESMFTVMDNENKVTVMFMESEGNNIGMVNQMPELDIEEENNELDQFKFEVLPEKTVNGFNCKGVKATNEEYEMVMYFTNETEVSFDDIFKNKTTKIPAQLKDYFDPNEKTLMISMDMQNLKKKQESATMECIGLEDVKRNMEKSDYKFM
- a CDS encoding DUF7619 domain-containing protein, which codes for MKSKLLISIGLCLLVNVLEAQVQKVETYLVGTKVTYYPNQCGNTIAEAQGKVTFCDSQNNLGVVEASYGLNYRAIRKMVPNYYNDDEVFVTQAGISIKKTDGTWQNIPNFVIPRTTTNSADARRAVIDHTGKLFFFHGFNFGLHYLDLTTNTFHLLSYDTATGGSVSNYTNSFAYDSSTNTTYIVAVSGGSYKIYKHENDTLSLLGNLPTTVTGENSESTLLFANDALYYGTTTGLYKLNKSTIAIEESYLTDTSQYIVNVQDVADDGNGNLWLANLTGTNGVIYKFNMATEAIAAFQLAKTPTQNYSFNNLDIDNNGKVWATAHNLSGFVELEPDETNPIWTIRTLDDMAALGFKMTYSPSEVYKYNNKIYIMTTSNTSSSADINYEAIVDDNGVWIGITDDEPNNLSDKMLNRYYFAYPDADGMWFYDYYDGGILSYVSNTDEFRKQYNLGGTSSFILDVDGNPIINYQTLKKVYMPYVANLPSHGSSAITQYHRYKDQIWMFSNSARKIFVYKYNQLIQTFNLDETTYSNWYDFTPDINGNAFFAKNVGSGIEFKKFDTTTQTTTTFISTVSLGSVKELIPLPNGNVAVICSSGIFLFDGTTLKNIGVNDFSALYNIVAGVSDINGKIWMLTNDSARLISIENPEDSTPVFSSIQIEGGSGLIPYNSFYRPKVLAIDANGAFWSHASTKWMKITTDNTAPQFLNEGVTYGITGNVYMDINENNQFDVDEGYPNQKLALKTSTGAIYELYTRADGSYYFPYFEGIGTYDITLPVLSPYVVAPERQRISNVTDLNADTNVTDIQLQPKNIESLLIKSSAKQGAWAFTRSNFENTFTTAIGNLSYTKAFNNVDFDFVFFNIEEGTNNILPAIDEVKITRLQPLQPFHIIDNLTIEPRSHKWTPNVDPSTYSSTILSLTPVITTVADTTKVSFTLPQISPLDTYVLEIKTELFTPANNGAVVSYGVGKTASDDFGDGSPEMNVVELIPREPDGGQGLPELGGPYRTPEEIYEEPPYEERKDIYSDGPYNTPIRSSYDPNDKLVNPGVPDAINEIPLYEKWLTYTIRFQNEGNFSAKDVFVVDSLDQKFDKYSLTLLESSHPLSIETIKSGDENIVKFNFNDIYLDYTANDELASQGYIKYMIKAKDDVVVDDIMENRAAIYFDQNEPIITNLTQNKYVEVVLNVNQFDSDNHSVKLWPNPVDTMVNIKLTEALPFRVSVHNLLGQEVQSNTNFKTNHLLDVSALNTGIYLLTATTENGDAQSIKFIKN